The Arcanobacterium pinnipediorum genome includes a region encoding these proteins:
- a CDS encoding YciI family protein: MNTFAVIYTYDPNQADLTSQVRPSHRQFLKSLFDTGALKASGPLSGGRALIVVEAESSEGARELLTRDPFNEAGVLLDVDVAEWTVVYGPWA; encoded by the coding sequence ATGAACACATTTGCAGTTATTTATACATACGATCCCAACCAAGCTGACCTTACCTCCCAGGTACGTCCCAGCCACCGTCAATTCCTCAAATCACTTTTCGATACTGGCGCATTAAAGGCCTCCGGCCCACTTTCTGGTGGTCGTGCCCTGATCGTCGTCGAAGCAGAGTCTAGCGAAGGTGCGCGTGAATTATTGACTCGCGATCCTTTCAACGAAGCTGGAGTATTGCTTGACGTTGACGTAGCCGAATGGACCGTAGTTTACGGGCCATGGGCGTAG